The segment GGACATCCTGCCTGTGTCTGTACTCTGCCCACAGCACTCATGTGGCACTGGGCACAGCAGGGGGTGCACTTTATCCTTTTACCAGTCAGCGTCCCCACCTTCAACTAAGACCACCACAGCATCTCTTGCTATGAGTAGCTCCCTAAGAACAGggcaaaatagaacaaatagtgTTTTCCACCGTAACATCATTAGATGACGTGGTGATACTATACTGTTCAACAGGATTGTCAGTACCATGCTGTAGATAAGGGTGTTGGAGGTAAGCTTTTGTAGTTCCACATAAATAATGTGTAAAATTACTCTGAAACTCAACCAACTTAAAACTCAGAGACTGCTTGTACCATTTATTTCCTCCCCAACTAGGTTATAAACTACCTGAGAGCAGAAGTAAGTAGTTGATTTCTTTGATCTTAGCACTTTCCTCAAGGGCTGAGCAGTCCTTGTTTTTTGGTAGTGGTGAAGCATTGAAGACCTTCTGCATAATACTCCTCTCTCCTCGTAGGAGCCAATCCTCTTGGTCAGGCCTCTGATTGTTCTTCCATCTTGCTTGAAGCTGCCAGCGGAGGAAATCCAGACTCTGTGACTCTCTTGCTAGGACATGGAGCTGATGCCAACGTCCCTAAGAATTCAGGCCACCTGCCCATTCACGTGGCAGCTGACAGAGGCCACTTGTTGTAAGTTGAGTTACGTTATTGCAAACAACAAATAGTAATAGCTATGGGGGCTTTTTGGAGCAGCTTCTGGTCTTCATCTCTGATTCAACAATTCCAACACCCCTTTAAAGATAAGATACTCTTAACCATCTGGAAAGGGGTCAAGTCAGGCCCCTTCTGTGACCCACATAGAGACATAAAATGATTTTATCATCAGGTCCTAGGGCAGTATGGGGAGCCTCAGTTCTCACCAACTAGGCTGATTCTGGGTTTTATATCCAGACAGTATAATTTAACTTTACTTGTTTTGTGAGCTTTTGGATGCAAAAATTATGTTTCTGGGTGGGGGTCCTAAATCCACCTGATAATACCATCCAGTGCTAGTATAAACTGTCGTAAACAAGTTAATGCTGCATTTTAAcaaaaaccatttttaagtgtactttGGAATTCTTTCTCAGAGCTCTAAAGGTTTTGGTTCCAGTTACGGACTTCACTGCCATTAAGCAGAGTGGCATGAGTCCAGTCCACTGCGCCGCTGCAGGAGCACACCCCCAGTGCCTGGCGCTCCTCATCCAGGCTGGGTTTGATGTAAACTTCATGCTAGACCAGAGAATTCGCAAACACTATGATGACCACAGAAAGTCAGCTTTGTATTTTGCGGTGTCCAATGGTGACCTCTCTTCAGTCAAGCTGCTTCTGAGTGCTGGAGCTCTGCCTAATCAAGACCCGGTTAACTGCCTCCAGATAGCCCTCAGGATGGGCAACTATGAGCTGATCAGTCTGCTGCTACGCCATGGGGCCAACGTCAATTACTTCTGCAGAGTCAACCCTTTGCATTTCCCATCAGCATTGCAATACACGCTGAAAGATGAAGTCATGCTCAGGATGCTGTTGAATTATGGGTATGACACAGAGCGATGCTTCGATTGTCCTCATGGAAACAAAGTTCATCCTTTCTATACTTGTGATGGCTGGACACCTACAGTTATCAAAGATACTATGGTAAGTGTGCAGTATCAGCTGGCACCACCTTACGTAGCCATTACTGGTGCCCTGTACCACCCATAGATAATACTCCACCCATTCTCTCCAGAAGCTTATGGTTAGGAAGATTTAAAcatgataaatataaaataaacacaatagtAGGAAGACATACAAGGCACAGAAAGTGCAGAGGAAAAAGTGTTTTAATTCTACCTAGGGAGTTTCACAAATGAAGCAACATTTGAGCAAGGTTGTGAGGAATGAACGTAGTGTTATAAGCCAGTTATGCTTTTTCCTTGAAGGACTGAGTTTTCTAGCTAAAATGCTTCCAGCTTTCCGAGATGTGTTCCCGTTTGTGGCTCTCTCCTTCAGCTCTAACACTTAGGCGGTTTTCTTTAGTCACTTTTCTGATGAAAAAGGAATCACAAATACAGCTGACCACTCCCTCCTCGCGGCATTTTTCCCTGGGCTCTTCTCACGTCACGTCACGGACTCCTGCTTCCCCAGCACCTCATGGGCCACTCCTTTTCCCCAGCTTGAGCTTTTCCCCTGACTTTGCAAATGGCTGCCACTCTTGAGGTCTCACTTCAAATGTTATCTCCTCAAAGAGGCTGTTCCCTGCGCACCTGACCCAAGGTAGTTCCCTTCCCTCATCATTAGCTTATAATGCTGTTCATTGCCTTTATGCTACTAACTTCCAGGAATTCTCTTTTTAGTGTCTTAATAGTTATGTGTCTTCCCAGCAAATACACAAATGTAAGCTGTTTGGCACCACTTCCTCAGCTTACAGGTCTGTGCTTCCCACACAGATGTACTATTAATAATTGGAATTCATGTTATTAAACCCTGACAAGTAAAATGGTGAAGGTGGAGAAGGCACTttgaaaaaggcaaatattttaatattgcttgttttaaagtttatgaTTAACCAGGGCTAGGGCATTTAGGCATGTCATCTTATCATTTACTGACTTTTCATATAATACTATTTGGCTTTTTACATGGGCATTTTGTCTAAGAGCAGCAGGAACAAATCATATTCCTCAAGCATTCAGGTGGGGGTACATTATGAATGACAGAAAACCTAAGTAAGAGTGGCTTTAATAAGATGGCTCATTCCCTTCTCACATAAAGGCCAGAAGTAAACGGCCTTCTAATTGGACAGCTCCATGATTTGACAAGAGAAACTCCACCCACATTCCAGCCAGCAGGAAGGAGGATGGGAGGACAGGGCACCCACCTTGCTCTTCTTCAAGGGCATTCTGGGAGCTGCTCATGTTTCCACTTACATGTCATTGGTTAGAATGTAGTCAGGTGGCCACATCTaggtgcaaggaagctggaaagGCATTTTTTACTTCAGACAGACGTGCAGCCAACCGGAGGGTGTAATAGGTATTAAGTGAGTCACACCCTTGTTACATCTTACATGGTGCTTAGGACTAGATAGTTATTTTCCCAGTGTCAGAGTTAAGAAATAGATTTTCTTGTTCAATGCCTTGGTTTGTACATGAAGAACTTAACACCTTGTTTCCTGACTTTGAGTTTGgtgttgttttgattactgtgctaAACcatagtttttcatttgttttcatcattCTGATTTTCCTCCTCAGTTCTGTGAAGTAATAACTTTATCGTGGCTGCAACATCTGTCTGGAAAGGTTGTCCGAGTGATGCTTGATTATGTTGATCAAGTTCAAATCTGTTCAAAGTTGAAAGCTGTGCTCCAGAAACAGGGGCTTTGGTCAGAGATCCATTCTATCTTGAGTGAGTACCTTTCTTTCTTGTGCAAGATTATTAGCAAAAATACTAATAGTATTCTTACTTGTTTTGTAGATATTCTTCCCTTCTGGTTAAAAGTTCTACCTaaagaaaccaagaaaaataCTTTCCTTCTAAAAAAACAAGTTACTGGCTTCATTAACTATACTTAATTTGTCCTTACTACCACTTGCCAGTAGATAAAATCTGTTAGGTAATACTTAATATATAGGTAGGTAATACTTTTCTCCTAATCCTGTGAAACACTGCAGACACAGGAATTGAAAGCCGTTAAGTGGCAATAAAATCAGGGATAAGAAAAAAGCCAAGTTCTAAACCTGTACAGAATATCAAATGGCCCttcaaaccaaattctttcatattAGCATGTAAGTCAATTAAGAATTTCTTTCACCTAATTTTTCTGAGTGGTGATCTTTATTTTCAGCCTGACCCTGAGGGACAGGATGTAGATTAATGCATGTAGATTTAAGGACCTCAGGTCTCATAGGCCAGACCCACACCTGACACCACCTTTCGGACTCTAACTTGACATTTCTCTGAAACCCTATTACAAGAAGGGTAACAATGGAAAGTGATAAGCTGTTTCCCTTTTAATTTTCCATTAGTGAAAATCTTGGTTGCCCTAAGTATAACATGTATTTGTTAATGCAACCCTTagacagaagaaaagaagaacgcaattctttttcttctggatAATGAGCGTTTCTTTCATTTTAGCAAACCCTCGCTCCCTGAAACATCTGTGCCGCCTAAAGATCCGGAAGTGTATGGGACGTTTACATTTGCGCTGCCCTGTCTTCATGTCATTTCTCCCATTACCCAATCGTCTGAAAGCTTACGTCCTTTACAAAGAATACGACCTTTACGGACAAGGAATTCTCACAGGAACCTGGTAACCAAACTATTATGGATGTAAAGGTACAATTCTGCAAACTGCATTTCTTACAATTTGATTTGTGACATGATTCCTGTTTCTCACCTTACCTAGCAACTAAAATATCAATGCAGTCTACATTCTTTAACAAGTTGCTGTGAATATTAGCCTCTCAATAAATGGCTGGCATTCTGAAAGGCAATTTTAAAACACTAAAACCCAAATAGTAAAAATTTCAGTGAACTGAAATACATCAGTTCTAACTGTATTGATCTTACATTAAGAATATGTAAGAAAATTTCTACATGCTCAAAATAATAGATGCCACTGCTGATGTATTCAAGGTTTCTAAACAGTAATCCTTCTTATAGAGAAGTTCATATATATAAAAGCCTTAGTGCACTGAATAAAATACTGGCACCCCCAGTACATGACCTGTGAGTTAGCTATTCTTGAGCATAAGTCCCAAGGCCAGCTTAATGCCTGTGCCCTTGTAGAGTCCAGTACTGAGCTGGGGTAATTCAGTCAACTGAAAGAGAACTTTAAATTTCATCATTAAGGGAATCTATGTCCCTTCTTTCCACAAAACCCTGGCTACAGGTTACCATTTATTGGTCAGTGTGATCGCTGTAATAGAAACTGTTTTAAAATGGATGGTGGCTTATGATTTTGGTACTGAACCTAGTCTGGTATTGGACACATAGGAGGGGCTGACTGGTAGAAGCAGTTGTAGGACGTTagtttaagtttttatttctgtgtatattAATCTGCACGTTTTTGTGTGTGGGGCGTGAGGAAAGAAACGGAGAAGACATTCAGCCACACCTGTGTAGCATTTAGATGGCACACTGACAGGGAGAAGAGAGGATGCTGTCCATCTTCACCACAGGCCCCGTCAGCTACAGCCTTGAAACTAAGGTCATCCTTTTGTGGCGGAATAATGCAGTCCAACTTAAGGAAATATATGATTTCTTTCTGATGTAAGGATCATGGCTGTATAGACTATTTCAGTTAGCAGAGACTTAAAATTACCTTTAAAGATGCagttttcacataaaaaaatcGAACTAGCTGGCCGtgaatagtttttattttaaatcagattgtgATATCTGTTTATAAGTGAGTGGTGGATTATATGTATgtcaatatacaaatatatttaagatATACATGCACTTAGATAAATTACATCATTTTAAAGTCAGTTTTAGCCACTCCCTGGACCCTCACAaagtttttataaaattcaaaacaaattaCAACAGAAATGACCAGTAACTTGGTAAGTGCTATAGGAAACTATACAGAACACAGGGGATGCATATGCATTAGTAGCAAAACTACAGGCCCAAGCCATGTAAGCTGGTCTGCACAAGAACCTGCCCCTTTAAGTCAtagcaatttctttaaaaaggacCAAATGTAACAAATATACATTGTCAGTAACATGtctagggtaattattgaaaagtctatttttctaaaagaaaaaaagtcactaGGGATGAATTACTAAGtgaggggttttttgtttttcactttagcTGTTATGGATTGCAGTGGGGCTAGATGTGTAATTACAGTGTCATAACAGATTAAGAAAAAGTCCAGTTGCTGTATAAGCATCATTCGAAattatttggagaaataaaaCTCAGTACATAGCAAATATTTCATATCAaaaaagactatatatatatatatacaaaaatcacagactttattatacattaaaaatcTCCTAACAATGTTATTTCCTGAAGCTTTGTCAGGGAATACCTATTTtgacaaatagaaaaaagaagtTCTTCACCCCACACATGTACCACCattacataaagttcttcaaatCCAATTCTAAAGGGAAACAGAGCATGATTTTTAATTGTATATGCATGATTAAAGTATCAGTGAACTAAGAATTAACTAATTCACTTACATTACAAAATCACCAAATATACAAAGCCGTTTCACATGTTATAACTTAATCCCAAGTTCTGTTAACTGAAGTAAATTACATGAGTTCAGCCACAAAGATTAGTTAAAAAGTATATAGTTCCAGTTTCAAATCCTTATGTGTTAATGCAGAAGAACAAAATCTCAAGTAGGCcaaacttattaaaaataaaatgaggggcttgcttgctacagttggtgtttgaatatttaaaatatagtttgaATGCTAGGAGGTGGTTGTCAAAACCAaagttcttaatttcattttattcaggGGGCAGGAGGTTTTACAATACATGGGATCTTAGGGCCTGTCAGCACTTAATAGTAAGATTCCAGCCTTATGTACTTATAGTTCCTGTATCTAACTCAAAATTAACCCAGGTGCCTTTACTACACAGATTATATATAGTACATAGAATGTTATTATGCATTCCCTACTGTCCTTTCTCAAGAATTAAGGCAGCACAAACTTACCACCCCTAGATGGTAGAGCCTGAGAATTCTTTTGAAATTAAACACAAAGTAATCATTGTAGATGTGGCAAAAACTAAAGTAGGTTTGGGGATTCTGTTCAGTCCCTTGTTAGCAAATTTTTCAAGGGCAAATGGATTCCTATCTACTGACTTCATTACCATAGTTACAAAAATTGTGTTCATCTAGGTAGCAGAGTACATAGCAGAATTAATTTCTCCCCTTTTAAAGAATCAGTTTGTTACTTCCTCAGATTCAAACTTACACTTAATGGTTTTTAGAAAAAATCCTACAATCTAAATCAGTTACCACCAAAGCATCCAAGTGCTAGAAGGGATTTCAGAGGGTAACAAAGATCAGCTTTAACATTATGCAGAAGCCGATGAGCAGCCTTCAAACGAAAGGAGAGTTTATTAAAGTTGAGGCTTAAATAAAGTTCTACATAGTAAAGGAACAGAAGCTGAATCATCTAAAATGCTTAAACCCAACAAGACTTCTGTTTGGCAATGGAATGCATTTTGCTGACCTATGAATATGGTGTGTTACTGtggaaattcctatcaaaacatgATTTACAAGGAACTACCAGTCTGTCCCTCATCCTTAACTCTAGCCTCCCACCTCTGACCACCTCTGACACAGGTGCTAACAAAGGGCAGCACTTGGCTGCCATGCGGAGGACCCGCCTAGCAGGAAAAGAAGTGCCTCTCAATGCCCACCACCTTCCTTGTACGATGGCAAATTCCATCTGAAGTGAGGTGACGACTTAAACAGAAAGTTAGTTCTTTAAAAGGGTCTTAAAAGCAGATCCTGCTATGACTAATCAAGTGCTGCCACAGAAGAATTAGCAACTTCTACAAAAGGAATGACAAACAATTGTGAAAGCATTCTCCTTAGGAAGCACAAGAACTTTTTTCAAAAAGTATTCTATACATTTCTTTCACTGTATGTTTGGTAAATAAGGCTTCAGAATAATGATTATGAAATAACTATTATTCTCATTTGGCACACGGATAAAAATATCATCATGCTAGATACAGTTATCTATCCCATTCCTACAAAAAACAGTGGGTTTACTATGTTGTGGGAACCAAAACAGATGCCACTCCTAATTGAGAActaataagaaaaaaactgtaTTGAACAAAAGGCTTCTCCCTTGTAAGATCAGTCTCAGTGGCTAAATGGCTAAATCTCTTGAAAATGTTAAATGTATgactatataaaatattttattcaatataTTTAACTTGTCTGTAatctgaataaagaaaaaaaaatcaagttctgACATATAAGTAGGCAATCGAGAAATGTCACTTTACCCTTGGCACCAGACTAAAACCCTTCCTTGGTCAGTTCTCCTACCCCACACATTCCATTTCTATCTTTCATGGAATTAGAACTTTTACTCATTTGAAGAGTACAAGTATTTACAATAATTAGTGCAAATTATTCTAGTCTCATCTCAGCTATCTGCCTTTATGGATATAAAGGAGTGATCAGTATTTTATCAAAACATGGAATTATGAAAATACTGTGCTATGTCAGAAATTTAAAAGATTACATTTTCTAAACTAAACTCGGAATTTTTACTTTAAGCAGGAAACAGCTGTTATAGAACTTCTTTTGAATTGACATttgattttccttaaaaattatttcacacaATGCAGAAAATACAATGTATTatcctgtaacatcttccttACATGTTAAGTCCTAATCTAAAATGtgtattaacaaaaaaaaaattcccttttaaTAAATTCCAAAATCTTATTTTAACCGTTACTGCTCTGCAGCAATAATTCAAGTCCCAACCTGAGAACTCAGAATGTGGAAACGCCAAGGGCCTCATCAATCGTGAACAGAAGACACTTAGGCTTCCTTCCCACTGGCATCAGGGACAGTACACAGAGAAGCGCGAGCACACCAAGAGTGCCCTGAGATCAGTGCCACCTCCCATCACTGGAAACCTTAAGTCTAAAATCTGTTCTCATTATTTAATAAAAGTCTATTGCacatttaataatgttaaaacATTTGCAGACTTGTAGAAGTCCCTATATAAAGGGCTTTGAACTGATTCACTCAAATGCTTCCTCACTGCGGGCAAAATGTTCCTAATGAAAGAAAGGGAGTCATAGCCTGAATATCTGAAGCTGAAGAATAAAGGATTTTCTATGGTCACAGCCAGTTATAATGCAGGATAAGTTCACAATCTGGAGGAAAAAAGCGTTCAGCAAGTATAATTCTCCAGCAATCTACCTCAGGGAGATTAACAGGTTTCTTTTGGACATGTGGAATTTGATGTTACTACGTAGTATACTGCTTTTAAGGAATAAAATTCAATGCAAGTCTAAGTCATCAAGTtcaatctttctttaaaaaatgaagttaagCAATACAAACTTCAGTCTCCTCCTTGATATTTCGACACAGTTGTTACCTTATGCCATTTCACCACAGAATTTGTCAATAAATTCCAAGGGGGAAAATATCAACCAAAAAGCAAAAGTAAGTTATGCTTCTGActccctcttctttccttcttctcccAGGTCACTCTCTTCGGACTGGCTACTGCTAAGGACAACAAACTGCCCCTCGCTGCTGGCCTGGTTTGGTCTACTGGAAGCAGCTATCAACCTGCTCTGTTCTTCTAAGTCCTAGGGgaaaagacatgaaaagaaaCTGAGTTAATTGTTTGCAGTCAAATGGAAAATTATGCAGTTAAAATACGTACTTGACAGCTACTTCAATCCTTCCGCCGTAAGTAGGTACGCATAATCCTGGAAACTTTCTACATCCAACCGATGTAATGGACTTGGGCACCATTCTGGAAAGCCTATAAAAGCCCGCATTTCCTTCATCTTCATCCCCATTTTTATGGCCAACAACCACATTCAGGGCATCACTCTCATTATACGCTAGAGTGAAAGGCTCTTAACGGATCACTCCACATCTCCGCTCTTACCCAGCCCTCTTCTCCGTCTTTGTACAAGTTATCTTTCTGAACCAGCTGTCACTTTCCCTCGGCCTAACCTGCCAAGGAAGCCTTGACTTCAGTGTCATCCTTGTCATTTCTCTCCTTTGTCCATATAGCCAATCCATTGCAGATTCTTGCTGACCTGTTACATTAAGTGTCCCTGCTACTCCTCTTTTCCCCTGCTTCTGCTATAGCCCATAATGGGCTCTTACAGTCACATCAATCACTAATTAATGCATTCTCCAGATTTTGCTCTCAAATCTCTCTAGTTTAAAATTCCCCTGTTGGATGGACAATGCTTCCATACTCCTGgtaacattaaatatttattcctaGAGGCCACTAGGGCTTTCAGCAATAGCAGtttagtatatatgtatatagcctCTCAGAAGACCTGCTTTGAGAGAGACAACCTTGACCCAAACACGTTTGCTAAACAGTAAGTTACACTACATGTCAGTACAGCTATAATGTAAACATCATTATCAGAAGACGATGTCATCCTCTCCTGCTATGTTATGAGTCATCTGGTTATGAAGGGGCAGAGTAGGCAGAAGCAGGATTCCATTTGGAAATTCAAATCTGAAAGTCACAAAAGTGATTTAAGGAAGCTCTTCACAAACATCTCATCAGAAGACTTAGACATTAGGACTGCATACCttttcaatttgtttttgtttactgagttctttctgttgcttctcttttactctctctatttctttttgtttttctgatgcCCTACGATCCTGAAGAACAGATGAACACAACTCATCAATTAAATGTGAAAGAACTTTGAAGTTTAGACTTGTTAATACTACTGTTGTAACTTTTTCAAATTATCTTTACATTCTGTTAGCCATTTATCCAAATTCTGTATAATATAACCCATTGTTAATCCTGCAtagcaaattattttatttactggCTAATCTGAAAGATCTTGTATTACACTTTAATGACCATTCTTAGACAATGAAGTGTTTTGGATTCTTACCAGTTCTGCATGCAAAGCTATCTGTTTTGCCAGTCCAAGAGAATCACAAATCTAAaaggggaaaagaaggaaaaaactcaGGCAGTTCTCACATCCAGGTAATAATGTCAAGTATCCACATCTGCTGTGACTAGTTTTACAACTTGTTATTTTACACTGCTTCTAACAAAAGCTCATTTCACAATGTTCCAGCCCTAAAACCAAGACTGGAATAAAACCTAAAACCaatgctgaagaaaaaaaacatagatgtttattttcttcagcatctatgagtTGACACCACTGGCTCTCCCCTCGTACATGCACCCCACTTCCTGTTACCTCAGATTCATTACTGATAAAGTGAGGTCTGCAAAGAATGAAGCAAGCAGCTGCTAATGGCTGCTCTAAGCTGAAGACATCTAGAAATAGTTGGTGGTTGGAATACACCGCATTCTCAGGATAAATTAGTAAAGCCAAAGTACCAGCCAGGAAGATACAGGTCTGCAGTTAGAAGGACCAACTCATCAGCTCAGCATTCTTCAGGGCAATGGGCTTTTTTTGTTCAAGCAATTCAGTTCAGGCAAGgtctggaatttttttccagaaatcttTGATTATGATATATATTTCATAACAGAAACACATTTTGAAAAGTTATGTACCTTTTCCCCCTCGTTGTTTGATTCAAATATATAGCAGACTGATGACAAAGTACTTTCACTTCTCCCTCCTGACATCCGAAGAACAAATCCAAAAAGCCTCTTATTTTCCTGGTGTGTAGCATACAAAACTACACTGGGTAATGGAAACTGCCAGACAATATCAGAAACAGATTATTCAAAGCATTGCAACATCACTCTTATACATATGACCAACTCTTTaagttataaaaatatcaaaaatacaatATTAGAGCTAATGTTTTTTCTTAACAGCATGATAATCcaagaaaaaatattattggTTTGGATTGCCAGGCAGAGTAAGAGGTTGTTGAACACTGAATTTGTTCCATTAGTCATTTAACACATTTTACAAAGTCAAtaacaaaaatgtattaaatgattaaataaataggAGCACATACTTGGAGCTATTTCAACACAGATAATTATAAACTCAATCATGTTCACCTTTTAATTCCTACTACAAATTACATGAAATGTTAAATTATAACTTTTTTCAGAGAGATGGCCATAGACTTAATCCTAACAGCCTAACTATCAATCATAGCTGATACTACTATATCTGAATATCCAGAATCAGGACTATTTATTATAAAGAGGTACAATGTGTATATGCACAAAAAAACTTTAAGCTTTAAACACGTAGAACTCACTGTGAGCCTGGTAACTTGTGTTTGTGGATCAATTAACCTAAAATAAGATtttggaaaacaaattttaattagCCTGaattatataaacattttttcctacagttttttgaAAGAGAGGTTCTTACTTACTTTAAACAATCACAAGTGACT is part of the Manis pentadactyla isolate mManPen7 chromosome 1, mManPen7.hap1, whole genome shotgun sequence genome and harbors:
- the ASB14 gene encoding ankyrin repeat and SOCS box protein 14, yielding MFHMDNYTGGEDTDDDFDTQLTIQQSLQSLHGPGTVQQPPAGESFGSFLSADCKKIVETIATVGKADALSHLTKYHSAFEEVDGTGWLPLHKAAVQLNKSILEITLKASKPSVWEQTTHKGETPLFLAVSNCLLENAGFLLLNGYNPNAKNFEGNSPLLTAVVQDSYDMASLLISHGADVNLRCANERTALHEAAKLGRQDMVKLMLASGAQPDPQSSYGFTPLALAAQCGHTEIMELLLQKGKVFSMASDCSSILLEAASGGNPDSVTLLLGHGADANVPKNSGHLPIHVAADRGHLLALKVLVPVTDFTAIKQSGMSPVHCAAAGAHPQCLALLIQAGFDVNFMLDQRIRKHYDDHRKSALYFAVSNGDLSSVKLLLSAGALPNQDPVNCLQIALRMGNYELISLLLRHGANVNYFCRVNPLHFPSALQYTLKDEVMLRMLLNYGYDTERCFDCPHGNKVHPFYTCDGWTPTVIKDTMFCEVITLSWLQHLSGKVVRVMLDYVDQVQICSKLKAVLQKQGLWSEIHSILTNPRSLKHLCRLKIRKCMGRLHLRCPVFMSFLPLPNRLKAYVLYKEYDLYGQGILTGTW